A genomic region of Tigriopus californicus strain San Diego chromosome 1, Tcal_SD_v2.1, whole genome shotgun sequence contains the following coding sequences:
- the LOC131879135 gene encoding uncharacterized protein LOC131879135: MSEKGSPSKSKKGRDFYKILGLERTANQGQIKHAYRKLAMKHHPDKNPGNEEASEKFKEVSTAYAVLSDPNKKRQYDLHGEEGSVQDLGSVNVEDLGTVGRLFGALVSKAGIPVPTEITQKVLTSAQHIGQGKTEVPGFSVPKVVDLEWGQTITATVERQNAHFYRMDITERDLQHGVIVCCTSAGNDKFKVVFFDNDGHVTMVEESQKRKKHSDANLYVVPFGRYHLMESMPLSMMKHLDEEVPPVFMILDTYDLDVKSLLPGKHLFCVYGDNWFQSVKYTLRCMVAVTSNTECVTKIKSSEKKLSEKKKHLENFQGEFCELKKKYEEACKKLEQDINETVELMQEREKAYEEYIQESGAKYTTSSPAKQANTGGGGLLGGIGKFFG, encoded by the coding sequence ATGTCAGAAAAGGGTAGTCCAAGCAAGTCGAAAAAAGGACGGGATTTCTACAAAATCCTGGGGCTGGAGCGCACGgccaatcaaggccaaatcaaACATGCTTACAGAAAACTGGCCATGAAGCATCATCCAGATAAGAACCCGGGGAACGAGGAGGCCTCTGAGAAGTTCAAAGAAGTCTCCACCGCTTACGCAGTCCTGTCAGATCCCAACAAGAAGCGGCAATATGATCTGCACGGCGAAGAAGGATCGGTCCAAGATTTGGGCTCGGTCAACGTGGAGGATTTGGGTACGGTCGGACGACTCTTCGGCGCTCTAGTCAGTAAAGCCGGCATCCCTGTGCCCACTGAGATCACCCAAAAGGTTCTCACGTCCGCACAACACATTGGACAAGGTAAAACCGAGGTCCCCGGGTTTAGCGTGCCCAAAGTAGTGGATTTGGAATGGGGTCAGACCATCACAGCCACGGTGGAACGGCAAAATGCCCATTTCTACCGAATGGACATCACCGAGCGAGATCTCCAACACGGTGTGATCGTGTGTTGCACTTCGGCAGGGAACGACAAGTTCAAGGTGGTGTTCTTTGACAACGACGGCCATGTCACCATGGTGGAAGAAAGTCAGAAACGGAAGAAGCACTCCGATGCTAATTTGTACGTGGTGCCATTCGGTCGCTATCACCTCATGGAGTCCATGCCGCTCTCGATGATGAAGCATCTGGACGAGGAGGTTCCTCCCGTCTTCATGATCCTAGACACCTACGATCTGGACGTGAAGAGTCTCCTTCCGGGCAAGCACTTGTTTTGCGTCTATGGTGACAATTGGTTCCAATCCGTCAAGTACACACTGCGATGCATGGTTGCGGTTACCTCGAACACCGAATGCGTAACTAAGATCAAGTCCAGCGAGAAGAAACTCTCGGAGAAGAAAAAGCACTTGGAGAATTTTCAAGGCGAGTTCTGCGAGCTCAAGAAGAAGTACGAGGAGGCCTGCAAGAAACTCGAGCAAGACATCAACGAAACCGTGGAGCTCAtgcaagagagagagaaggcgTACGAGGAGTATATCCAAGAATCCGGGGCCAAATATACTACCAGTAGCCCAGCCAAGCAAGCCAACACCGGGGGAGGTGGGTTGTTGGGTGGCATCGGTAAGTTCTTTGGTTGA